TGCTTCGACGATGGGGACGCCGGCGCGGACGTTGAATAACGCCTGATCCGAGCAGTAGATGAGCGGGGTGAAGCCGATGGTTTTTAGTTCTGAAATCGCGGATGAATCTGTTTTAGTCATGGTGTATTCCCTAGGCTTGAGGAGCTGCCATGTTCGTTTCCAAGCGAATGGGTGGCAGCTGTGCGCAGGTTGGAAAACCGGGAGCCTAGGAAACCGGCACGTCCGAAGACGTTCCACGCACAACCGCCATGACACAAGATTGCAGCCGTAAAGGTCTGCGGTCATGTTGGGCACGTTGTTGCTATTCGCTCGACGGGTTTCCAAGCCCGATCGCTGAATGGTCAGCGACGTCCGGAGAGTATCCCGTCGAAGAAAAGCGCAACAAGGCGGCAAAGTGCCCAAACGCGAGATTCGGAGTTTGCCTACAAGGTCTGCGGACGTCATCCGATATTGCGACACCTTGTAGTAAACGAAACTAAACGCGGCGGCGATTATACAAGTCGCTAGATTTTTTGCAGGGTTTCCCAGTGAAAACTGATAGACATCGAAAGGACTTGACGGCTCGATATTTCCAATGAGACAAGTGTCCACGTTTTATGGAATGTGGACACTTGGAGTTTTTAGCTTCATGAAGAGTCAAGACATTTTGCTTTTGTTCAAGATGGCCAGCCTGCACGCCCAGGAAGAAAATCTCTTTGGGAAGATGGAATCTGAGTCGAATTCGAACAGGGTTGAGGAATTGTTGAGGCCCCAGCAGATAAATCGAATGACGGCAGCGGGGCGAGTGGGGCAGCCGCTAGTCACCTACCCCGCTGATGGTGAAGAAACTGTATTCCACCGCCAAGAGTTCGACTCACCCTTGGGCGATGAGGATGGGTGGGAAGGGTGGTCGGAGCCTGTACCTTCTCCGCCGCTGGCGAGCTGGAGTGAGGGTTACTCGTTGCGTGCGTTGTCTGCGTCTCTTGGGCTAAGCAAAAGCGAGGTTTCAAACTCTATCGCCAGGTGTCGTGAGTCCGGAATTCTCACCAATGACTACGACACCGGGCTTCCGAAAGTTAATCGGCGAGAGCTGCTGAAAATCACCGAGCACGCTCTGAAATACTTTTTTCCCGTGAAGCCGGGCGCGATGGTTCGCGGTATTCCAACAGGCTTCGCAGCGCCAGCCCTGTCCAAAAGCATCAAGAGCGCTGGCGGGTTGATTCCGGTTTGGCCTGATGCACTCGGAACTGAGCGTGGTCAGGCGATAGAGCCGCTCTACAAGACAGTGCCGGAAGCGGTGAAGAGGGATAGAACCCTTTATCACTATCTTGCGCTTGTTGATGCGATCCGTCTTGGTGGCCCGCGAGAGTGTGGTGTGGCGGTTAACATTCTAAAAGCAGGGATGGGGCTGAAATAACATGTCATCAAACGCTGATCACAATTATGAGCTCATAGAATTTGTTGCAGACGGCTTGGGAGAGGCGTTTCTCGCTGAGGTTGCCTTTGTCGGCGGTTGCACCACGGCCATGCTGGTCACTGACACTGCGGTGCTGGACGACATTCGTTTCACCGATGATGTTGACTTGGTGATCGAGCTGGCAGGCATTAGCGCCTGGCAGCACCTCACAGAACGGCTGGCGACCAAGCACTTCAAGATCACCGGTGAGGATGAAGTCAACTGTCGTTTCCGCTTCAACGACGTCGTCGTTGACGTGATGCCTTCTGACCCCGAAGTTCTCGGATATGCCAACCGTTGGTTCGTGGAGGGGCTGGCGAGGGCTGATAAATTTACGTTGCCCAGCGGTACCGTAATCCAGATATTTAAACCGACCTACTTTCTTGCGACGAAACTAGAGGCCTTTAGCGGTCGCGGTGAGGGTGACCCCTACCACAAAGACGTCGAAGACATCATCATCTTGATTGATGGTCGTCCAGAGCTTTTGGAGGAAGTTCGCCAAGCTGAGTCTGAGCTCAAAGAATTCATCACGACTGGAATTCGAGAACTCACGGTGCTCAGTGGTATCGACTACGTGATTGAAAGCTCGGGCTCGGTGCAGGCTAATCCGGGTAGAGGGCGAATCATTCACAAGCGCATGAAGGACCTGGGCAACGCATGAGATACGGCACCAGATCAGTAATAGGGCGGACCAGGAAAGCCAATCATGACTGTGCTGGAGCTCTCTGCGATGGGGACAGAGGGCTATTCGTTATCACGGACGGTACGTCGAGGCCCGGCAGTGGTCAGCTGGCTGAATGCTTCGTAAAAGGTGTTTTAGCGGCCTACCCGAAGCACATAGATCAGGGGGGCGATATCACTGAGCATGGAGCAGTTGAGCAAGTACTTGGTTCAGTGCTGGCCGAGCTTCACCCCGCTTTGTTTGCGGACCAGACTGGGGCCACGTGTTACCTGATCGGTTTCGCTGCTCATGGGAAGCTCACGCTTGCGTATGAGGGTGACTGTTCGTGCGGTGTAGTAACACCGGCAGGCACGATCGAGTGGATTACGCCGCCCCACTGCAAGGCCAATTGGAGGCGCGACCGTTCGCACCGTGAGCTGGCGCAAGATCCGGCTCGAAACTGGGTAACCCGATGCCTGAAGGTTAATCGTGCCCCAGACCCTGACTTTGTTTTTCACCAATTGGCCGTCGGTGAGCGACTGGTGTTCGTAACCGATGGCTTCTGGGCGGAGTTAACGGAGTCGCAGCAAAGCAGCTTGCTGGCAGCACCGGATAGCGACTTTATCGCTGTTGAAGATGATGTAACGTGGATAGATGTTCAGCTTTAGCCTTGGAAGCACAGAATATCCACATGAAGTCCGGCTAGCTGGTAGCACTTCATGTTTGTACATGTAAAAAAGCCCTCGCTGCCTTACGGCAGCGGGGGCTTTCTGTAGACGGTTCAGATCACTCCTGAGCAGCCGTCTCCTTCGTTTGACGCTTCTCGATGGCGTCCACCAACCGCTGGGCCAAAGCCGGGTAGTTCTCGTCGAAGTGATGGCCGCCAGGCAGTTTCATCGCTTCGCCCACGGCGGTCTTGTCGGTGCAGCCACTTTCGTCGACTTCTTCTTCACCGTAGATGCACACCACTTTTGCCGGCGGCAGCTTGGCCATTTCCGGGCCGGTGGCGGCTTCTTTGCCGGCGTTGCCGAGCCAGCCTTCGACTTCGATTTCGAAGCTGCCGGTGCG
The window above is part of the Pseudomonas sp. B21-048 genome. Proteins encoded here:
- a CDS encoding MarR family transcriptional regulator, translated to MKSQDILLLFKMASLHAQEENLFGKMESESNSNRVEELLRPQQINRMTAAGRVGQPLVTYPADGEETVFHRQEFDSPLGDEDGWEGWSEPVPSPPLASWSEGYSLRALSASLGLSKSEVSNSIARCRESGILTNDYDTGLPKVNRRELLKITEHALKYFFPVKPGAMVRGIPTGFAAPALSKSIKSAGGLIPVWPDALGTERGQAIEPLYKTVPEAVKRDRTLYHYLALVDAIRLGGPRECGVAVNILKAGMGLK